Proteins encoded by one window of Aphis gossypii isolate Hap1 chromosome X, ASM2018417v2, whole genome shotgun sequence:
- the LOC114126043 gene encoding uncharacterized protein LOC114126043 — translation MSEFEYSSSSNEDESDGEEFVFPISSNTQKKTTLNNIKVTKELRSHYSNLFIDSFSLIDLFIKSKTLTYSSFLESFSSTKFHEVYAKPNREGKHTYVSPHHYITTSQDCLAVASKFLRSKSKEARIGAVYLLYTIHRTQPFKQYLINIKMTPKDYFNTKELVNSYLNEGLPDPSYCFYQLDIKRKITITATAINPCLEANYPRVEVRKFMGRVADKCFKTQYEERKNLDIFNKLELMEYQMRQELAYINKLSNLSLGRDAVPDYKPELSRVIVEINSARTVTTVKQQIDDIDCPKKPRYKNTNIRAFPGRNEEILKDMVELSEPPIIDKNVNNCHPKKKLKLSRRKIKNHHTIKKEEPQDTPSPLPKLSTMLDSDSSCTSMNSDEDDYYGNTYGDMIWSILEGKEVNEIVDHPTTNQGEDMLL, via the exons atgtcagaATTTGAGTATTCCAGTTCAAGTAATGAAGATGAGAGTGATGGAGAAGAATTCGTTTTCCCAATTTCATCCAATACACAGAAGAAAACTACCTTAAACAATATCAAAGTTACAAAAGAATTGCGTTCCcactattcaaatttattcattGATTCTTTTAgcttaattgatttattcatcaaaagtaaaacattAACGTACAGCTCGTTTTTAGAAAGTTTTAGTTCTACAAAATTTCATGAAGTCTATGCTAAGCCAAATAGAGAAGGGAAGCACACATATGTATCCCCGCATCATTACATTACAACTTCACAGGATTGTCTTGCAGTGGCCAGCAAGTTTTTGAGATCTAAATCAAAAGAAGCACGAATAGGTGCCGTTTATTTGTTGTACACCATCCATAGAACTCAACCATTTAAACAGTatcttatcaatataaaaatgacacccaaagattattttaataccaaaGAGTTGGTCAACAGTTATCTTAATGAAGGTCTACCAGACCCATCCTACTGTTTTTACCAACTggatattaaaagaaaaataacaattacagcTACTGCTATCAACCCTTGCTTAGAA gccaACTATCCAAGAGTTGAAGTCCGCAAATTTATGGGTCGTGTTGCTGACAAGTGTTTTAAAACTCAATACGAGGAGCgtaaaaatttagatatattcaataaactaGAACTGATGGAGTATCAGATGCGTCAAGAATTAgcatatataaacaaattgagTAATTTGTCTTTGGGCCGTGATGCTGTTCCAGATTATAAGCCAGAACTTTCTAGAGTGATAGTAGAAATAAACAGTGCTAGAACTGTTACTACGGTCAAACAACAAATTGATGACATTGATTGTCCGAAAAAACCCCGTTATAAGAATACTAATATCAGAGCATTCCCAGGTAGAAATGAAgagattttaaaagatatgGTAGAACTTTCAGAACCGCCAATCATTgacaaaaatgtcaataactGTCAtccaaaaaagaaattaaagttGTCTAGAaggaaaataa aaaatcatcatactataaaaaaagaagaaccACAGGATACTCCATCGCCATTGCCGAAATTAAGCACTATGCTAGATTCAGATTCGTCTTGCACCAGTATGAATAGTGACGAAGATGATTATTATGGAAACACGTATGGTGATATGATCTGGAGTATTCTCGAAGGAAAAGAAGTTAATG aaaTTGTTGATCATCCAACTACCAACCAAGGAGAAGACATGTTATTGTaa
- the LOC114126042 gene encoding uncharacterized protein LOC114126042 yields MTMSESNKCYNTSAPKQPYRPVVIVHGLMTGDVSTMQHLAARIAELHPGTKTYVIDRFCGLASLEPLWRQTKKLADDLLRICSLHPEGVHVIGYSQGGLIARGMIENYGNEHNVRTFVSLSSPQGGQYGAECFTKMFPALTARTAYELFYTRLGQRALSVANYWYDPRHRDLYLKYSAYLAVIDNVKQQNSSDFNLKQNTNNDNDLRTMMVNISTAETSDITNVAETYDDSSQMIEARVTRAIAAVCAATAEIAKRHNDDNSDANSVQLSSVKVTSVDVDTVMAIDSAYDNDYAEYSINSNPNIKKLGLTRLQRLVLIGGPDDGVISPWQSSQFAVLDSSGKLVPMRERRQDDIYSDNDPIGLHQLDMTDRLVEYTVPGVNHHEWHHNEKVLRECIIGWLD; encoded by the exons ATGACAATGAGCGAATCAAATAAATGCTATAACACATCAGCTCCAAAGCAGCCGTATAGGCCAGTAGTCATTGTACACGGCCTGATGACTGGTGATGTCAGTACAATGCAACATCTGGCTGCTCGTATAGCTGAA TTACATCCAGGGACCAAAACATATGTCATAGACAGATTCTGTGGTTTGGCTAGCTTGGAACCATTGTGGAGACAGACAAAGAAGTTAGCTGATGACCTATTAAGAATATGTTCGTTGCATCCAGAAGGTGTTCATGTTATAG gatacTCACAAGGTGGACTCATAGCGAGGGGCATGATAGAAAACTATGGTAATGAGCACAATGTCAGGACATTTGTATCGCTTAGCTCACCCCAAGGAGGACAATATGgtg ctgAGTGTTTCACAAAAATGTTTCCTGCACTGACAGCACGCACAGCATATGAGTTGTTCTACACACGGTTGGGTCAACGAGCTTTGTCTGTAGCTAATTATTGGTATGATCCCAGGCATAGGGACCTATACCTTAAATACAGTGCGTATCTTGCAGTAATTGATAAtgttaaacaacaaaattcaagtgattttaatttaaaacaaaatactaataatgataatgatttgAGAACAATGATGGTGAATATATCTACTGCAGAAACTAGTGACATTACAAATGTAGCAGAGACTTATGATGACTCATCACAAATGATTGAAGCACGTGTTACTAGAGCTATAGCAGCAGTCTGCGCCGCCACTGCCGAAATTGCTAAAAGGCATAATGACGACAACAGTGATGCTAACAGTGTTCAGTTATCATCAGTCAAGGTAACATCTGTTGATGTTGATACAGTTATGGCTATAGACTCAGCCTATGACAACGACTATGCAGAATATAGTATCAACTCTAACCCTAACATCAAGAAACTGGGCCTGACTCGACTGCAGCGTCTGGTATTAATTGGTGGGCCTGACGATGGGGTTATTTCACCATGGCAATCaag tcAATTTGCTGTACTGGATAGTTCTGGTAAACTGGTACCAATGCGAGAGCGGCGACAAGATGATATATATAGTGATAATGACCCAATTGGATTACATCAGCTAGATATGACGGATCGGTTGGTAGAGTATACTGTGCCAGGAGTTAATCATCACGAGTGGCACCACAATGAAAAGGTACTTCGAGAGTGCATAATTGGATGGTTAGACTAG
- the LOC114126038 gene encoding rho GTPase-activating protein gacK-like has translation MAYYYYYQTPPDPLSPIPTTEELSPSQPPLLMLSSPPQQHQLNLPLLTPVIPSVTTSMSMMTTTTTTSTEQHNEQQQLPTPNTFIRHCDDMGLFHDLQNIVVMSSLTGPTGETTISTASESTAAKVVTTATSTRQPTSPSLFDSSSTAIVTTMMMANPFDETFKQAVLQQQKNEANPSEHLFNHNNNNDGDLNTPFIPTTTVVNTTNNSTNVKTSTSIDMISTTTAAVESNKINTSTIPQSQAEPQQNIYITSTAEAPTRSVLVMMVEQPQQQSHNSTLTIQPEHQQLQQIIDQHKFIVPTTTATTNIIDTTTITHHDQDLYDEAVEVENSHVVINVGNDSNTIKQALKQNLLVKQLLQRRQKPPLITESRDKLDQLLQQQNNDIDIVTNIDRLEHENYNSNGQEDEDSNNQKQQQLKQKRKQEMLERNRSAAKRCRIKRKQRWELLSEENRKLKIENGRLREALSKLISHRCNNLQQHQTEQPAIIQGIFKHNDDV, from the exons ATGgcatactattactattaccaAA CACCACCCGATCCACTATCACCTATACCAACCACAGAAGAATTATCACCATCACAGCCTCCTTTATTAATGCTATCATCTCCACCGCAACAACACCAATTAAATCTACCACTTCTCACACCAGTTATTCCATCGGTAACAACATCAATGTCAATGATGACGACAACTACTACTACTTCCACAGAGCAGCATAATGAACAGCAACAGCTACCCACACCAAATACATTCATTAGGCATTGCGATGACATGGGTTTATTTCACGATTTACAAAACATTGTAGTAATGTCTTCATTAACTGGACCAACAGGTGAAACAACTATTAGTACAGCCTCCGAATCTACTGCTGCTAAGGTAGTCACTACAGCAACATCAACAAGACAACCTACTTCTCCAAGTTTATTTGACTCATCATCAACAGCAATTGTAACAACCATGATGATGGCCAATCCGTTTgatgaaacatttaaacaagCAGTGTTACAACAACAAAAGAATGAAGCTAATCCATCAGAACATCtttttaatcacaataataacaatgatggTGATTTAAACACCCCATTTATACCAACAACTACTGTTGTTAACACAACCAATAACAGTACTA aTGTCAAAACTTCAACTTCAATAGATATGATTTCTACAACAACAGCAGCAGttgaatctaataaaataaatacatctaCTATACCTCAATCTCAAGCAGAACCTcagcaaaatatatacatcacaTCAACAGCAGAA gcaCCAACTAGAAGTGTCTTAGTTATGATGGTAGAGCAACCACAACAACAATCGCATAACTCAACTCTCACTATACAACCAGAACATCAACAACTCCAACAAATAATCGATCagcataaatttattgttccaACAACTACAGCcacaactaatattattgacacaacaacaataacacaCCATGATCAAGATTTGTATGATGAAGCAGTTGAAGTTGAAAATAGTCATGTAGTTATCAATGTTGGTAACGATTCAAACACAATTAAACAA GCTTTAAAACAGAATTTATTAGTAAAGCAACTTTTACAAAGGCGTCAGAAGCCTCCACTCATTACTGAAAGCCGTGACAAGCTTGATCAACTACTGCAACAGCAAAATAATGACATTGATATTGTCACAAATATTGATAGACTAGAACatgaaaactataatagtaatggTCAGGAAGATGAAGACAGCAATAATCAAAAGCAGCAGCAGCTAAAACAGAAACGAAAACAAGAAATGTTAGAAAGGAacag gtCAGCTGCTAAACGATGTAGAATAAAACGAAAACAGAGGTGGGAACTACTTTCTGAAGAAAATCGCAAgctgaaaattgaaaatggcCGATTGCGTGAAGCTCTTTCAAAACTTATTAGTCATAGATGTAATAACTTACAACAACACCAAACAGAACAGCCAGCAATAATACAAGGAATATTCAAACACAATGATGATGTTTAA
- the LOC114126040 gene encoding ribonuclease H2 subunit C: MRFIINRPELKRAVEDSDVNAAGTNQQAVHLLPCKIHTRKPDDDCQTLTALVDRYFSPYTKVAEDDESALWHASLRGKPLTGVKLSMPVGYVGVLCVGEDDDGSRNTVDDSIAAEESVTGEVTEQLMYWNWDRIPTREDPLLSALDWVRVSEAIMTNND; this comes from the coding sequence ATGCGTTTCATCATAAATCGACCAGAGCTCAAGAGGGCAGTAGAAGATAGCGACGTTAATGCTGCTGGTACTAATCAACAGGCAGTACACCTGTTGCCGTGTAAGATCCACACCCGCAAACCAGATGATGACTGCCAGACACTGACAGCTCTGGTCGACCGATACTTTAGTCCATACACCAAAGTCGCAGAGGATGATGAATCTGCGTTGTGGCACGCATCATTGCGTGGAAAGCCTTTGACAGGTGTCAAACTCAGTATGCCCGTTGGTTATGTTGGTGTATTGTGTGTTGGCGAGGATGATGATGGCAGTCGTAATACAGTCGATGATTCTATAGCTGCAGAAGAGTCAGTTACTGGGGAGGTAACTGAGCAGCTGATGTACTGGAATTGGGACCGAATTCCAACACGTGAAGACCCGCTTCTGTCAGCACTTGACTGGGTTCGGGTATCTGAGGCCATCATGACCAACAACGActga
- the LOC114126044 gene encoding LOW QUALITY PROTEIN: zinc finger protein 271-like (The sequence of the model RefSeq protein was modified relative to this genomic sequence to represent the inferred CDS: deleted 2 bases in 1 codon) encodes MNILHSENFDLCRICLSEPESNRHMQFLHILGTVEGNFDLKQQFEELIGIQIESNDNKPKIVCDNCYKAIFAWYEMKKKAKESEIVINYIATKRFGVNNPGTSKASNSSATLRDRKSIKNDVNLNASTSRASTSRASTSRASTSMAITSRASTSRASTSRDNTSIASTSRASTSRASTSRASTSRDNTSIASTSRASTRRANTSMASTSRASTSMASTSRASTSRASTSRSYYNHGHSSRTILTTISNVESVVEESNDDCIEIQNSVNTVESENYSGHEIEESKLDINYTDIELLSTTSHESIVFSIKNEDLSEDESDDNSFFPEAKHLPQTSRYINNQNGNENKKLYYCNICQKDNVLDHNCFEYNKNFSTCLVPNCNILSRSIDDFMPHYQLHIGMSSSAVMCKRCYQEIEKSDFSANGCHVQCRKVNPFKCYTCNIIFNNMAEFAFHKLKKHNGRLMDSEGNYLCLYCEEYSTELPDVIGHIKNCLEGQSKNVPHTIRIQLPAIGETYSIAKNTQKKNAPVQSKKNKKNFSYTPKMSLFTCLKPSCNLIYQSSTAFKNHHRQHSGIKTGYLMCWQCCNGFKDLNGLRLHQARDNCPTPGIFKCDKCPENFDDIESLSVHKYTLHNGKFIAAVRKKIIKCPFCKLETKVKGFKSHLIACEKKIKSIKTTNCTTNNLEDAYKCGICDKTFGAAVSLSNHLRVHKPRAYRKSVM; translated from the exons atgaatatattacatagcGAAAATTTCGATCTATGCAGGATTTGTCTGTCGGAGCCGGAGTCTAACAGACATATGCAGTTCTTACATATTTTGGGTACTGTTGAAGGAAATTTCGATTTGAAGCAACAGTTTGAAGAACTAATAGGAATCCAA aTTGAGTCAAACGAcaataaaccaaaaattgtATGTGATAATTGTTATAAGGCAATCTTTGCCTGGTATGAAATGAAGAAGAAAGCGAAAGAATCTGAAATCGTTATCAATTACATCGCTACGAAAAga tttggTGTAAATAATCCTGGAACATCTAAGGCGTCTAACTCATCGGCAACATTGAGAGAtagaaaatcaattaaaaatgatgttaatttaaatgctAGTACGAGTAGAGCTAGTACGAGTAGAGCTAGTACTAGTAGAGCTAGCACTAGTATGGCTATTACTAGTAGAGCTAGCACTAGTAGAGCTAGTACTAGTAGAGATAATACTAGTATAGCTAGTACTAGTAGAGCTAGCACTAGTAGAGCTAGTACTAGTAGAGCTAGCACTAGTAGAGATAATACTAGTATAGCAAGTACTAGTAGAGCTAGCACTAGAAGAGCTAATACTAGTATGGCTAGTACTAGTAGAGCTAGCACTAGTATGGCTAGTACTAGTAGAGCAAGCACTAGTAGAGCTAGCACCAGTAGAAGTTACTATAATCATGGTCATTCTAGTCGTACTATTTTAACTACTATTTCAAATGTAGAATCTGTTGTTGAGGAGTCTAATGATGACTGcattgaaatacaaaattcaGTCAATACAGTTGAATCTGAAAACTACAGTGGACATGAGATTGAAGAAAGCAAACTTGACATTAACTATACTGATATTGAATTACTTAGTACAACTAGCCATGAATCtattgtttttagtattaaaaatgaagaCCTGAGTGAAGATGAATCTGATGATAATTCATTCTTCCCAGAAGCAAAACATCTGCCTCAAACaagtagatatattaataatcaaaatgggaatgaaaataaaaaattatattactgtaaCATTTGTCAAAAGGACAATGTTCTGGAtcataattgttttgaatacaataaaaatttttctacCTGCTTGGTACCTAattgtaacatattatcaAGATCAATAGATGATTTTATGCCACATTATCAACTACATATTGGTATGTCTTCTTCAGCAGTTATGTGTAAACGCTGTTATcaagaaatagaaaaatctGACTTTAGTGCCAATGGCTGTCACGTACAGTGTCGTAAAGTTAAtccatttaaatgttatacatgcaatattatatttaataatatggcaGAATTTGCCttccataaattaaaaaaacataatggcCGATTGATGGACTCAGAgggtaattatttatgtttatattgtgAAGAATATTCTACAGAGCTTCCAGATGTTATTGGTCATATTAAGAATTGTCTTGAAGGTCAGTCGAAAAATGTACCACATACCATCCGTATCCAATTGCCTGCTATAGGTGAAACATATTCTATTGCAAAAAACACTCAGAAGAAAAATGCACCGgtacaaagt aaaaagaataagaaAAACTTTTCATATACACCAAAAATGTCACTTTTTACTTGCTTAAAACCTTCTTGTAATCTCATCTACCAATCTTCTACAGCATTCAAAAACCATCATCGTCAACATTCTGGAATTAAAACAGGATACTTGATGTGTTGGCAATGTTGTAATGGATTTAAAGATTTGAATGGCCTTAGACTTCATCAAGCAAGAGATAATTGTCCTACCCCTGGAATATTCAAATGCGATAAATGCCCAGAAAATTTTGATGATATTGAAAGTTTaagtgtacataaatatactttgCATAATGGTAAATTCATAGCGGCCGTAAGAAAAAAGATTATTAAGTGTCCATTTTGTAAACTGGAAACTAAAGTTAAAGGTTTTAAATCTCATCTGATTGCATGTGAAAAGAAGATTAAAAGTATCAAAACAACTAATTGTACTACTAACAACTTGGAAGATGCTTATAAATGTGGTATATGCGATAAGACTTTTGGTGCAGCTGTATCCTTATCAAATCATTTAAGAGTTCACAAACCACGTGCATATCGCAAATCAGTaatgtaa